The Mastacembelus armatus chromosome 13, fMasArm1.2, whole genome shotgun sequence DNA segment CAGATTACAGAATGATCTTGTTGCAAACAGACTGTCATGCACAGGCCACGGCAAACACGCCAATGATAACAGCAaagttaaaacatattttgtaacAGTTAAGTTTTCCTTTGCGACATGTATGAATGAATAGAAATGTGTTTGGGAACAAAACCCACCACATTGGTCCTGCAGTAAAACTACATCATTTCCACATCGTGGCCGGTGATGCCAAatctgaaagaaacaaaagcttTTGAATTTGAacttgaacttttttttttttttaaattgcaccGTAACAGGATGATGAGCATCTTCACTCCtcattttgtcttcatttcatGTAGGGAGGAGGTTCGGTGACCATTTCTTAATTTCCTTGggccctgtgtgaaaacaacaaaaataactgCAGACTGGTGATTGTATATTTGTCctgttttcaaaacaaacaaacaaaacagacaactCACATTTCCAGTGTAGCCAAAGTGTGTATTAATGTTTGATAAAAACTACAGTGTCCATCTGTTTCAGGATATTACTGAACCTTTCTTCTTAGGTCTTTTCAGAAGATTTGTTCACAGTAAGAAAAATATCCAGTGACTGCAGGTTCATCATATAAATAACCAGCTTCAGGTTCTCCCTACCTCAGGCACATGCAAACGTTGAAATGGTCTCATTCAAAATAATGTACAGTACCattcaaaggtttggacacaccttTACATTCAGTGGTTTTGCTTTATTGATAGAGTGTAATCAACTAAGGTCTCCCCATTCATGTTAATGAGCAAATAGTGACGTTTTAATTTCTAAGTCATTTAGATCGTTCTAACTCATCAGGTCTCACCTGTTCTGCAAGAAATTGGCAAGCTCAGGATTCAAGGGTTGAAGGTGGGAGATCATCCTCTCCATGGCATCATTCCCTCTCCCCGTCACAGTGTCAAAGAGGAGGCCTGccctctgtgctgtgttgttcCCCGCTAGTACTAAGTCTCTCTGCTCAGTATTC contains these protein-coding regions:
- the LOC113124423 gene encoding caspase recruitment domain-containing protein 18-like, yielding MADRFVNEMTDVLINQLLDDLLNDGFLNTEQRDLVLAGNNTAQRAGLLFDTVTGRGNDAMERMISHLQPLNPELANFLQNRAQGN